Proteins encoded in a region of the Candidatus Saccharimonadia bacterium genome:
- a CDS encoding secondary thiamine-phosphate synthase enzyme YjbQ, which produces MKLQVESNHKRQIIDLTESVQALIPSAASGAVLVAVQHTTAAVTTADLDPGTDLDLLDFLEQVTPSVRWRHPHNPSHAPDHLLASVIGPSVILPVQEGRLVLGSWQRIILIELDGPRERQLTVQLLAE; this is translated from the coding sequence ATGAAACTACAAGTTGAGTCCAATCACAAACGCCAAATTATCGACCTCACCGAGTCGGTGCAGGCGCTCATACCCTCAGCCGCATCCGGCGCCGTACTGGTGGCCGTGCAGCACACTACGGCCGCCGTCACGACCGCCGATCTCGATCCCGGCACCGATCTCGACCTGCTCGATTTTCTCGAACAGGTCACGCCCAGCGTTCGGTGGCGCCACCCGCATAATCCCAGTCACGCGCCCGACCACCTATTGGCCTCGGTGATTGGTCCGTCGGTGATTCTGCCGGTGCAGGAGGGGAGACTCGTGCTTGGCTCCTGGCAGCGCATCATCCTCATCGAGCTCGACGGCCCGCGCGAGCGGCAATTAACGGTGCAGCTCTTGGCAGAGTGA
- the gatA gene encoding Asp-tRNA(Asn)/Glu-tRNA(Gln) amidotransferase subunit GatA: MANHTADLTRPIAGLAADVRAGRISAAELLAASLERIAATEDYHALLELNPEAAAEAAEADRRAQAGENLPLAGVPFVAKDNYLTIGTHTTAASRMLEPFRAPYEGPAMQRLRAAGAVLVAKANLDAFAHGTSTENSDFGPTKNAHDPSRVPGGSSGGSATTVALGQVTFAVGSDTGGSIRQPAALSGVVGLKPTYGLVPRTGVVAMASSTDVLGPITRSVADAALVLDVMAGRDASDATTIDRDPKSYAVTTGSLKGLKIGLIKEYLGEGLDPATKRHLLELVPQLEAAGATMEEVSVPATTLALAAYYILVPAEVSSNLARYDGVKYGHSSPHAKDLEETYRLSRQEGFGPEAKRRIMIGTYVLSSGYYDAYYKRAQKVRTKLIEQFDHAFVKYDLLLGPTSPSPAFPLGSKANDPLALYLEDVMTVAVNLVGIPAISIPFATSDSLPVGLQIMAPQRAEHQLFAAAIATEALIGDWRKR, from the coding sequence ATGGCTAACCACACTGCCGATCTCACGCGTCCCATTGCAGGTCTCGCCGCCGACGTGCGCGCCGGCCGGATTTCGGCCGCCGAGCTGCTGGCCGCCAGCCTCGAGCGCATCGCTGCCACCGAAGATTACCACGCACTGCTTGAGCTCAACCCCGAAGCCGCCGCCGAAGCCGCCGAGGCCGATCGCCGCGCCCAGGCCGGCGAAAACCTGCCGCTAGCCGGTGTGCCATTCGTGGCCAAAGACAACTACCTCACCATCGGCACCCACACTACCGCCGCCAGCCGCATGCTCGAGCCGTTCCGCGCGCCCTACGAAGGCCCCGCCATGCAACGTCTGCGCGCCGCCGGCGCCGTGTTGGTAGCCAAGGCCAACCTCGACGCATTCGCGCACGGCACGTCCACCGAAAACTCCGACTTCGGCCCCACCAAAAACGCCCACGACCCGTCGCGCGTGCCCGGCGGTAGCTCCGGCGGCTCGGCCACAACCGTGGCGCTCGGCCAGGTCACCTTCGCCGTCGGCTCCGACACCGGCGGCTCGATCCGCCAGCCCGCCGCCCTCAGCGGCGTCGTGGGCCTCAAGCCCACCTACGGCCTCGTACCGCGCACGGGCGTGGTGGCCATGGCCAGCTCCACCGACGTGCTCGGCCCCATCACCCGCAGCGTGGCCGACGCTGCGCTCGTACTCGACGTGATGGCCGGCCGCGATGCCTCCGACGCCACCACCATCGACCGCGACCCCAAATCCTACGCCGTCACCACCGGCAGCCTGAAAGGCCTCAAAATCGGCCTCATCAAAGAATACCTCGGCGAGGGCCTCGACCCCGCCACCAAGCGTCACCTCCTGGAGCTCGTCCCCCAGCTCGAAGCCGCCGGCGCCACCATGGAAGAGGTGAGTGTGCCCGCCACCACCTTGGCCCTGGCTGCCTACTACATCCTCGTGCCAGCCGAAGTATCGTCGAATCTCGCCCGCTACGACGGCGTCAAATACGGCCACAGCTCGCCCCACGCCAAGGACCTTGAAGAAACCTACCGCCTCAGCCGTCAAGAGGGCTTCGGCCCCGAGGCCAAACGCCGCATCATGATCGGCACCTACGTGCTCTCGAGCGGCTACTACGACGCCTACTACAAGCGCGCGCAAAAGGTCCGCACCAAGCTCATCGAGCAGTTCGACCATGCTTTCGTCAAATACGACCTCCTGCTCGGCCCCACCTCGCCCAGCCCGGCCTTCCCGCTCGGCTCTAAAGCCAATGACCCGCTCGCGCTCTACCTCGAAGACGTCATGACCGTGGCCGTCAACCTCGTGGGCATTCCCGCCATTTCCATCCCCTTCGCCACTTCCGACAGCCTGCCCGTCGGATTGCAGATTATGGCTCCCCAAAGGGCCGAACACCAATTATTCGCCGCCGCCATCGCTACCGAAGCGCTCATCGGCGATTGGAGGAAACGCTAA
- a CDS encoding HD domain-containing protein, producing the protein MNREALLSKLEQYLESDADFRIVYKYVEKRFKDTPNLVAHNWDHARRDTLNAIVIGESEDADMSIVLPAMIMHDIGFLYGASGPTHGTIGAQKLKEFLKDAGISLSQDKITRIANCIRTHKGSLHNETPTTLEAKVISDADLLDKFGPIGVYQGIRVFVEFNYDIDKIIESLVGRHKKAVFQTPTGAALARGQEDYPANFGRALQQAYEPYREDLS; encoded by the coding sequence ATGAATCGCGAAGCCCTGCTGTCAAAGCTCGAACAATACTTGGAGTCCGATGCCGATTTTCGGATCGTCTACAAATATGTTGAAAAACGCTTTAAAGACACTCCCAACTTGGTCGCCCACAATTGGGATCACGCCCGCCGCGATACCCTAAACGCCATTGTTATCGGCGAATCCGAGGACGCCGACATGAGCATCGTGCTGCCGGCCATGATCATGCATGATATTGGCTTCTTGTATGGCGCCAGCGGCCCCACTCATGGCACTATCGGCGCCCAAAAGCTTAAAGAATTCCTCAAAGATGCCGGCATCAGCCTTAGCCAGGACAAAATTACCCGCATTGCCAACTGCATCCGTACGCACAAGGGTAGCTTGCATAACGAAACGCCCACAACGCTCGAGGCCAAGGTCATTTCGGATGCCGATCTCTTGGACAAATTTGGCCCCATCGGTGTCTACCAGGGCATCCGGGTGTTCGTGGAGTTTAATTACGACATTGATAAAATCATCGAAAGTTTAGTTGGACGCCACAAAAAAGCCGTTTTCCAAACCCCCACCGGCGCAGCCCTAGCGCGCGGGCAAGAAGATTACCCCGCCAACTTTGGCCGCGCCCTGCAACAAGCCTATGAACCATACCGTGAGGACCTATCATGA
- the gatC gene encoding Asp-tRNA(Asn)/Glu-tRNA(Gln) amidotransferase subunit GatC, whose translation MSKIGVTEVERVAALARIGLTGEEAAAMAVEIGRIVGFVEQLLAVDVEGVAPTDQVTGLVDVWREDIVKPSLPRDQLLANAPAQKDGYIVVKRVLNG comes from the coding sequence ATGTCAAAGATTGGTGTTACCGAGGTAGAGCGCGTCGCTGCATTGGCGCGCATTGGTTTGACGGGCGAAGAGGCCGCCGCCATGGCGGTTGAGATCGGCCGCATCGTGGGCTTTGTGGAGCAACTACTGGCCGTAGACGTCGAGGGCGTGGCACCCACCGATCAAGTCACCGGCCTCGTCGATGTGTGGCGCGAAGACATCGTAAAACCCAGCCTGCCGCGCGACCAATTGCTGGCCAACGCGCCCGCCCAAAAAGACGGCTACATTGTCGTAAAGCGAGTGCTCAATGGCTAA